The following are from one region of the Phycisphaerae bacterium genome:
- a CDS encoding glycosyltransferase: protein MSSTRVLLLSTDLNRGGLPLRLVRLAEQFHSVGVDPIVGCLAPRGPLHEDLDSAGVASFSCDARGRFDASCLARLAASIRYFNPDLVHASLFHANLAARMVGRWDRSRPIVTASVTVEIERRWHRTLEGLTAGLSDLHAANSTAVARHLIDELSFPADRVVTVPNAVNFELLSSTPAILRRQHGLREDMPLVVWAGRMDPVKNLPFWVDVVAEVSREIPVQGVLLGDGADRPRIESRIEQHGLSRWIRLPGWCHDTAAWFHAADLFMFPSMTEGSPNAVLEALCCGCPVLVSDIPACAAVIDEAGTGRACRIGDTSEWARAALSILSERAHTASEAPQRARSTVDRLKRSHSMPAVLSAWRRIYDRLLA, encoded by the coding sequence GTGTCGAGCACGCGCGTCCTTCTGCTTTCAACTGATTTGAATCGGGGTGGATTGCCGCTTCGGCTGGTTCGTCTGGCCGAGCAGTTTCATTCCGTCGGCGTCGATCCGATCGTTGGTTGTCTCGCGCCGCGCGGCCCGCTGCACGAAGACCTCGACTCGGCGGGCGTTGCTTCATTTTCGTGTGATGCACGCGGCCGATTCGATGCAAGCTGTCTGGCGCGCCTTGCTGCGTCAATCCGGTATTTCAATCCAGACCTGGTCCATGCCTCTTTGTTTCATGCGAATCTCGCGGCCCGCATGGTGGGGCGGTGGGATCGTTCACGGCCGATTGTCACGGCCTCGGTGACCGTGGAGATTGAGCGTCGTTGGCATCGCACTCTGGAGGGCCTCACCGCCGGCCTGTCGGATCTGCATGCGGCGAATTCGACGGCCGTCGCGCGACATCTTATTGACGAACTCTCGTTTCCGGCTGATCGGGTGGTGACCGTGCCGAACGCCGTGAATTTTGAGCTTCTGAGTTCAACCCCGGCGATTTTACGCCGGCAACACGGGCTGCGCGAGGACATGCCGCTGGTTGTATGGGCCGGTCGCATGGACCCGGTGAAGAATCTGCCTTTCTGGGTCGATGTCGTGGCCGAGGTGTCGCGCGAGATTCCGGTGCAGGGCGTGTTGCTGGGTGATGGTGCGGATCGACCTCGAATCGAATCGCGCATTGAACAGCACGGTCTTTCGAGGTGGATTCGATTGCCTGGATGGTGTCATGACACGGCCGCCTGGTTCCATGCCGCTGATCTGTTCATGTTCCCTTCGATGACCGAGGGGTCTCCGAATGCCGTGCTTGAGGCACTGTGTTGCGGGTGTCCTGTCCTTGTCAGTGACATTCCTGCATGCGCGGCGGTCATCGACGAGGCCGGCACCGGTCGAGCGTGCCGAATTGGTGACACATCGGAATGGGCGCGTGCCGCGCTGTCGATCCTGTCGGAGCGGGCACACACGGCATCTGAGGCGCCGCAACGAGCGCGGAGCACCGTGGACCGGCTGAAACGCTCACATTCAATGCCGGCTGTTCTGTCGGCGTGGCGTCGCATCTATGACCGCCTGCTGGCCTGA